From one Acidibrevibacterium fodinaquatile genomic stretch:
- a CDS encoding ABC transporter permease produces MNHTANSSAMPPIAEPVVSSASPRYARRRYLVPYLLISPGVIWMALFLLVPILMMVYVSFWTQTTFTIKPILTTRSWVNFFSNSTYLASLWTTLRLWLIVLVTTLVVGYPAALFVGLLVRNKTLSTILLVLCVIPFWTSFLIRVLAWRPMLGEQGAINIILHDLHLIDQPISALLYTELSVVIGMTQIYCVFMVGPIAFMLSRIDPNIIEAARDLGAGFWRIFFRIILPLSMPGVVVGSIFVSVMVLGEFATSAALSGRKVNMLGNIIITQVGSLKWAFAAVVGVVLTIVTGLVVSLLLRVVDLRREL; encoded by the coding sequence ATGAACCATACGGCAAACTCGAGTGCGATGCCGCCGATTGCGGAACCTGTCGTATCGTCCGCGTCGCCGCGTTATGCTCGCCGTAGGTACTTGGTGCCTTATCTTCTGATCTCGCCAGGCGTGATCTGGATGGCCTTGTTCCTTTTGGTGCCCATCTTGATGATGGTCTACGTTTCGTTCTGGACGCAGACTACATTTACCATCAAGCCGATCCTAACGACTCGGAGTTGGGTAAACTTCTTTTCGAACAGCACTTATCTCGCGTCCTTATGGACCACATTGCGCCTCTGGCTAATCGTATTGGTGACGACGCTGGTGGTTGGCTATCCGGCTGCGCTGTTTGTTGGTCTTCTTGTACGCAACAAAACATTATCAACAATCCTTCTGGTGCTCTGTGTAATTCCTTTCTGGACCTCATTTTTGATCCGCGTGCTGGCCTGGCGTCCGATGCTTGGTGAGCAAGGCGCCATCAACATTATCCTCCACGATCTTCACCTCATTGATCAGCCAATCAGCGCGCTGCTCTACACGGAGCTGTCCGTGGTCATCGGCATGACTCAAATCTACTGCGTGTTTATGGTTGGTCCGATCGCCTTCATGCTCAGCCGGATCGACCCGAACATCATAGAGGCCGCGCGCGATTTGGGGGCGGGTTTTTGGCGGATTTTTTTCCGCATTATCTTGCCGCTTTCTATGCCGGGCGTTGTAGTGGGATCTATCTTCGTTTCGGTAATGGTACTCGGGGAGTTTGCCACCTCTGCGGCTCTGTCCGGACGCAAGGTGAATATGCTCGGCAATATTATTATTACTCAGGTCGGCTCGCTGAAATGGGCATTTGCGGCGGTGGTCGGCGTGGTGCTGACGATCGTTACCGGGCTTGTGGTGTCCCTTTTATTGCGGGTTGTCGATCTGCGCCGGGAGTTGTGA
- a CDS encoding ABC transporter ATP-binding protein — MPSHLRGIGFVFQNFALFPHLSVRDNIAFGLANRAVDPVRDRAALRSRTDEMIALVGLQGLAERGVHQISGGQRQRVALARTLVTEPKLVLLDEPLGALDANLRLRMRGELRRIREQLGVTFLHVTGNDTEALAIGDRVIVLDRGSVAQFASPDAVYNCPASARVARFLNCYNIFRGHRDGSGFVSEFATFPISGSACVHDGADDGAAYCIRHDLVRIRDAHASANGNEAALEAEFVTSEYSGASVTYFFKTAQGEAIEVSAHLGHHRPGDLEPKRCYTLAWDASQALVFT, encoded by the coding sequence ATGCCGTCGCATCTTCGCGGCATAGGTTTTGTCTTTCAGAATTTCGCTTTGTTCCCGCATCTTTCGGTGCGTGACAATATAGCGTTCGGTCTCGCCAACCGCGCCGTGGACCCAGTGCGTGACCGCGCCGCTTTGCGAAGCCGCACGGACGAAATGATTGCCCTCGTCGGCTTGCAAGGGCTCGCAGAACGCGGGGTACATCAGATTTCCGGTGGCCAGCGGCAGCGTGTGGCGCTGGCGCGCACGTTGGTTACTGAACCCAAGCTAGTGCTTCTCGATGAACCGCTCGGCGCGCTTGACGCCAATCTAAGACTGCGAATGCGCGGGGAGCTGCGTCGGATTCGCGAACAACTGGGTGTCACCTTCCTACACGTCACCGGCAACGATACCGAGGCCTTGGCGATCGGCGATCGGGTGATCGTGCTCGACCGTGGATCGGTTGCGCAATTTGCTTCGCCGGATGCCGTCTATAATTGTCCCGCTTCCGCGCGGGTTGCGCGCTTTCTCAATTGCTACAATATCTTCCGCGGTCATCGGGATGGTTCTGGATTCGTCAGCGAGTTTGCGACGTTTCCGATTTCGGGATCTGCCTGCGTTCATGATGGCGCGGATGATGGCGCGGCCTATTGCATCCGCCATGATCTTGTCCGCATTCGTGACGCTCATGCCTCGGCGAATGGCAACGAGGCCGCGCTGGAAGCGGAATTCGTAACGTCTGAATATAGCGGCGCGTCGGTGACGTATTTCTTTAAAACGGCGCAGGGTGAAGCTATCGAAGTTTCGGCGCATCTTGGCCATCACCGACCGGGTGACCTGGAGCCGAAACGATGTTACACGCTGGCTTGGGATGCATCGCAAGCCTTAGTGTTCACTTAA
- a CDS encoding IS630 family transposase, producing MAQTVIPIVNSADRERLAAIVEDRNRSQKHVQRARIILLSAERLTVLEVAARSGASRPSVWRWQRRFAEQGVDGLLRDKTRKPGKAPLSPATIARVLALPCGEAPKAATHWTGRMVASAVGISLSAVQRIWRAHRLQPHRIRTFKKSNDPAFAAKVEDIVGLYMNPPAHAVVVSIDEKSQIQALDRTQPGLPIKPGRCGTMTHDYKRHGTTTLFAALNVLDGTVVGRCMPRHTHQEFVRFLNAVERAVPAGKIIHAIADNYATHKHPKVREWLADHPRWVFHFTPTSASWINAVENFFSVITRRRIRRGVFTSVADLQRAIRSYIREHNRNPRPFVWTKPADDILAKLSRLPVASD from the coding sequence ATGGCACAGACCGTCATCCCCATCGTCAACTCCGCGGACCGCGAGCGTTTGGCCGCCATTGTGGAGGATCGCAACCGTTCTCAGAAGCATGTTCAGCGTGCCAGGATCATTCTGCTATCGGCGGAGCGTCTGACCGTGCTGGAGGTGGCGGCGCGCAGTGGAGCAAGCCGGCCGTCGGTATGGCGCTGGCAGCGGCGCTTTGCCGAGCAAGGTGTCGATGGATTGCTGCGCGACAAGACACGCAAGCCGGGCAAGGCGCCGTTGTCGCCGGCGACCATCGCCCGCGTGCTGGCGCTGCCCTGCGGGGAGGCACCGAAAGCGGCGACCCACTGGACCGGCCGTATGGTGGCCAGCGCCGTCGGCATCAGCCTGAGCGCGGTGCAGCGCATCTGGCGGGCCCATCGCCTGCAGCCACACCGCATCAGGACCTTCAAGAAATCCAACGACCCGGCTTTCGCCGCCAAGGTCGAGGATATCGTTGGGCTCTACATGAACCCGCCTGCGCACGCCGTCGTCGTCTCGATCGACGAGAAAAGCCAGATCCAGGCGCTCGACCGCACCCAGCCCGGCCTGCCGATCAAGCCTGGCCGCTGCGGCACCATGACCCATGATTACAAGCGCCACGGCACCACCACCCTGTTCGCCGCTCTGAATGTCCTCGACGGCACCGTCGTCGGCCGCTGCATGCCCCGGCACACCCATCAGGAATTCGTCAGGTTCCTCAACGCCGTCGAGCGCGCCGTCCCCGCCGGCAAGATCATCCACGCCATCGCCGACAACTACGCCACCCACAAACATCCTAAAGTCAGGGAGTGGCTGGCCGATCATCCGCGCTGGGTCTTCCATTTCACGCCAACCTCCGCGTCCTGGATCAACGCCGTCGAAAACTTCTTCTCTGTCATCACCCGACGGCGCATCCGGCGCGGCGTGTTCACCTCCGTCGCCGATCTCCAACGCGCCATCCGCAGCTACATCCGCGAGCACAACCGCAACCCCAGGCCATTCGTCTGGACCAAGCCGGCTGACGACATCCTCGCCAAGCTCAGCCGGCTGCCTGTAGCGTCCGATTGA
- a CDS encoding ATP-binding cassette domain-containing protein gives MANGLVLEGLTKRFGAVTAVNNVSLSIPDGAYVSLLGPSGSGKTVLLRLIAGFDVPDGGCVRLGERSLVL, from the coding sequence GTGGCTAACGGGCTAGTTCTCGAGGGATTAACGAAACGCTTCGGCGCGGTAACGGCGGTCAATAACGTCAGCCTTTCGATTCCTGACGGCGCGTATGTCTCGCTGCTCGGGCCAAGTGGCTCCGGTAAAACTGTCTTATTGCGTTTGATTGCAGGATTTGATGTGCCCGATGGAGGTTGTGTCCGGCTCGGTGAACGTAGCCTAGTGCTCTGA
- a CDS encoding GntR family transcriptional regulator — translation MTEPLYEMIRHSLAQQITAGTLPPGLVLLEGPIAEAFQVSRAPVKVALRLLHEDALVQRFNGRGFIIPGRDKPLRISPREAGLQPLVDGQTEPLPRAGWERIYAEAEGAIGRALVFGRFRVLEAHMAKHFHVGRTIMRDVLSRMQERGLITKDARSHWIAGPLTAAVLREYYEIRRILEPAALQMAAGKLDADELRTMRGRVAGAMESSPALLSPDTMREIDEDLHIRCVQRNGNARLSEMIQDCHLVLLANHTFLCHLGVPEEVPELAEHLVIYDLLLQGEPEAAAVALRAHLSRSLDRALARLMVLSVIPIPPLPSFLAPTEP, via the coding sequence ATGACCGAACCGCTTTACGAAATGATTCGCCACTCGCTGGCTCAACAAATCACCGCCGGGACTCTGCCTCCCGGCCTTGTTTTGCTTGAGGGGCCAATCGCAGAGGCCTTCCAAGTTAGTCGTGCTCCGGTGAAAGTGGCGCTGCGCCTGCTACACGAAGATGCTCTCGTGCAGCGCTTTAATGGTCGCGGCTTCATAATTCCGGGCCGTGACAAGCCGCTGCGGATCAGCCCGCGCGAGGCCGGGCTCCAGCCTCTCGTCGACGGCCAGACTGAACCGCTGCCCCGCGCGGGGTGGGAGCGCATCTATGCCGAAGCGGAGGGCGCGATTGGCCGGGCACTGGTTTTCGGCCGCTTCCGCGTTCTCGAAGCCCACATGGCGAAGCACTTCCACGTAGGCCGCACGATCATGCGCGACGTGCTCAGCCGCATGCAGGAGCGCGGGCTGATCACCAAGGATGCGCGCTCGCACTGGATTGCTGGCCCACTCACCGCTGCGGTGCTGCGGGAGTATTATGAAATCCGCCGCATCTTGGAACCCGCTGCGCTGCAGATGGCAGCGGGTAAGCTCGACGCCGACGAATTACGGACGATGCGCGGGCGCGTCGCCGGCGCGATGGAGAGCAGCCCTGCCTTATTATCGCCAGACACGATGCGCGAGATCGACGAGGATCTCCATATCCGCTGCGTGCAACGCAACGGCAATGCCAGACTTTCGGAAATGATCCAGGACTGCCATCTCGTCCTACTCGCCAACCATACCTTCCTTTGCCATCTCGGCGTCCCAGAGGAGGTACCGGAGCTGGCCGAACATTTGGTGATTTATGATCTGCTGTTGCAAGGCGAACCGGAAGCGGCGGCGGTGGCGCTGCGCGCCCATCTCAGCCGCTCGCTTGACCGCGCGTTAGCCAGGCTGATGGTGCTGTCGGTCATTCCCATTCCGCCACTGCCCTCTTTCCTCGCGCCGACCGAGCCGTAG
- a CDS encoding ABC transporter substrate-binding protein codes for MLGTAVTLIEPLRRQAERDLGITLDFEVLDGVTAQRRAALQPSSYDIYDQWFHNVAVVWPSGALQPIRIARIPLWERLVRENQALGVRSRLCSSADAPQENLYVQANLRLSGQPTERISAVPTVFNVDAFGYLPDAMPPEVLADGESWGWLLDDRLRGRVALIADPTIGSADAALAAHALGLVRFADLGRPCIEEIDQLARILIRRRRSGHFAALWRSIDEAKQLMAEGAAAIESMWSPTFCDLRAQGIAVNYARPCEGYRAWHGCVGLSSHLRGRPLDAAYEFINWWLSGWAGALMARQGYYFAIPSMVQAKISAAEWGYWYQGEPAKTDLTDPYGRISVHAGATRDGGAQWQRLSHIALWSTTVPEHNYLVRRWSQFLAAGSSTARSARGKRAVAEWE; via the coding sequence GTGCTCGGCACCGCCGTGACGCTGATCGAGCCTTTGCGTCGGCAAGCGGAGCGCGACCTTGGCATTACGCTCGATTTCGAGGTGCTCGACGGCGTGACTGCGCAGCGGCGGGCGGCCTTGCAGCCAAGCAGCTATGACATTTATGACCAGTGGTTCCACAATGTAGCAGTTGTTTGGCCGTCGGGAGCACTGCAGCCGATCCGCATCGCTCGAATCCCGCTCTGGGAGCGATTGGTGCGGGAGAACCAAGCGCTCGGTGTTCGCAGCCGACTGTGCAGTTCGGCGGATGCACCGCAGGAAAACCTCTACGTGCAGGCCAATCTGCGTTTGAGTGGCCAGCCGACAGAGCGGATCAGCGCCGTTCCCACCGTGTTCAACGTGGACGCTTTCGGCTATCTACCTGATGCGATGCCGCCCGAGGTCCTGGCTGATGGCGAGAGTTGGGGATGGCTCCTCGACGATCGTTTGCGCGGCCGGGTGGCGCTCATCGCCGACCCGACGATCGGCAGCGCCGACGCTGCCTTGGCGGCGCATGCACTTGGTCTTGTGCGTTTCGCGGATCTTGGGAGACCGTGCATCGAAGAGATCGATCAACTCGCGCGGATATTGATCCGGCGACGGCGATCTGGTCATTTCGCGGCGCTTTGGCGATCGATCGATGAGGCGAAACAACTCATGGCGGAAGGGGCCGCGGCGATCGAGAGCATGTGGTCGCCGACATTTTGCGACCTGCGGGCTCAGGGGATTGCGGTCAATTATGCCCGCCCGTGCGAAGGATATCGGGCCTGGCATGGTTGTGTCGGCCTCTCCAGCCATCTGCGCGGGCGGCCGTTGGACGCCGCCTACGAATTCATCAACTGGTGGTTGTCCGGCTGGGCGGGGGCGCTGATGGCCCGACAAGGGTATTATTTTGCCATTCCAAGCATGGTTCAGGCGAAGATTTCTGCAGCCGAGTGGGGCTACTGGTATCAGGGCGAGCCAGCAAAGACCGATCTGACGGATCCTTACGGACGTATTTCGGTGCATGCCGGTGCAACGCGAGATGGTGGCGCTCAGTGGCAGCGTCTCTCGCATATCGCTCTCTGGAGCACAACAGTGCCGGAGCACAATTATCTGGTGCGTCGCTGGAGCCAGTTTTTGGCGGCGGGTTCTTCTACGGCTCGGTCGGCGCGAGGAAAGAGGGCAGTGGCGGAATGGGAATGA
- a CDS encoding hydantoinase B/oxoprolinase family protein: MSQDVDPITLQVVAGALHSIAEQMGNVLYRMSYSSIIRESQDLGAGLFDTKFQTLCESDSTPMHIGSLPGYLRGIEKTIPLTAWQPGDCVIHNHPYFGASHSPDIAVVMPVFFEGDLVGFSANTAHHVDIGAATPGLIIDVPDMFAEGMLLNGLKLYEAGRRNEVLWKFIRDNTRVPALVMGDLEAQIASAELGVRRFQELLAKYGKSTVLQSCAQLMDYSEAALRRAISRIPDGDYFAEGFLDDDGRNRGKTLPIKVAVRVRGDGVEVDLTGSSAQVPTAFNVPFEGSTKVACYFAFRAILLDTFTLADPIPANEGSFRPIKVTAPHGSIFNPIAPVAAEARFSQIQRVCDLIIKALAPVVPDKVTAGNAATLSFAAYSGVRPNGDYWVFLEVNEAAMGGRPHSDGPDTVEELMRNTRNNPLEDLGMHLPLICDRYEVRDDVFPGAGKFRGGQGVVKAQRFLTPGFVTHEADRHEDAPWGIFGGLAGAGGKVEIHNVARPQEVSAQYAKFSGLRVEPGDVVTYYSPVGGGYGDPLERDPAKVLDDVLDEFISVKHAEEVYGVVFDVVDDGYGYAVNGDGTSARRAAIRAARG, translated from the coding sequence ATGAGCCAGGATGTCGATCCAATTACCTTGCAGGTCGTCGCGGGCGCGCTGCACTCGATTGCCGAGCAAATGGGCAACGTGCTCTACCGCATGTCCTATTCCTCGATCATCCGCGAGAGCCAGGATCTCGGGGCCGGCCTATTCGATACGAAATTCCAGACGCTGTGCGAGTCCGATTCGACCCCGATGCATATCGGCTCTCTCCCGGGCTACCTGCGGGGCATCGAGAAGACCATACCGCTTACGGCCTGGCAGCCGGGGGATTGCGTGATTCATAATCACCCTTATTTCGGCGCCAGCCATTCGCCGGATATCGCCGTCGTCATGCCGGTGTTTTTCGAGGGCGATCTGGTTGGGTTTTCGGCAAACACCGCGCACCACGTCGATATCGGTGCGGCAACGCCAGGTCTGATCATCGACGTCCCCGACATGTTTGCCGAGGGCATGCTGCTCAATGGCTTGAAGCTCTACGAGGCGGGACGGCGTAATGAGGTGCTGTGGAAGTTCATTCGCGACAACACCCGAGTCCCCGCCTTGGTGATGGGCGACCTCGAAGCACAGATCGCCTCGGCCGAGCTTGGCGTGCGACGATTTCAGGAGCTGCTGGCGAAATACGGTAAGTCAACGGTGCTGCAGAGCTGCGCGCAATTGATGGATTATTCCGAGGCTGCACTCCGCCGCGCAATCAGCCGGATTCCGGACGGGGACTATTTTGCCGAGGGTTTTCTCGACGATGACGGGCGCAACCGCGGCAAGACGCTGCCGATCAAGGTTGCGGTACGAGTGCGGGGAGACGGGGTGGAAGTGGATCTTACCGGTTCATCAGCTCAGGTTCCAACGGCTTTCAACGTACCGTTTGAGGGATCTACCAAGGTTGCCTGCTATTTCGCGTTCCGCGCGATTTTGCTTGACACCTTCACGTTGGCGGATCCGATTCCCGCCAACGAGGGATCGTTTCGCCCGATTAAGGTCACGGCGCCACATGGTTCGATATTCAATCCGATCGCCCCGGTTGCCGCGGAGGCCCGCTTCTCGCAGATTCAGCGTGTTTGCGACCTAATCATCAAGGCGCTGGCGCCGGTGGTGCCGGATAAGGTGACGGCGGGCAATGCCGCGACGCTGTCGTTTGCCGCCTACTCGGGCGTGCGGCCTAACGGCGATTACTGGGTATTTCTCGAGGTGAACGAGGCGGCAATGGGGGGGCGGCCGCATTCGGACGGGCCGGACACGGTCGAGGAATTGATGCGCAACACGCGCAATAATCCGCTCGAGGATCTTGGCATGCACCTGCCTTTAATCTGCGATCGTTACGAAGTGCGCGACGACGTCTTTCCGGGGGCCGGAAAGTTTCGTGGCGGGCAGGGGGTCGTGAAGGCACAGCGTTTCCTCACGCCAGGGTTCGTCACTCACGAGGCCGACCGCCACGAGGATGCGCCCTGGGGCATCTTCGGCGGTCTGGCCGGGGCCGGTGGCAAAGTGGAGATCCACAATGTCGCGCGACCACAGGAGGTTTCGGCCCAATACGCGAAGTTTTCTGGCCTGCGGGTGGAGCCTGGCGATGTCGTCACCTACTACTCCCCAGTCGGCGGCGGCTATGGTGACCCACTGGAGCGCGACCCTGCCAAAGTGCTCGATGACGTGCTTGATGAGTTCATCTCCGTCAAACATGCCGAGGAGGTTTATGGCGTCGTGTTCGATGTTGTCGATGACGGCTATGGATATGCCGTCAATGGCGATGGAACGAGCGCTCGCCGGGCGGCAATTCGCGCCGCACGTGGCTAA
- a CDS encoding hydantoinase/oxoprolinase family protein, with protein MIRIGVDVGGTFTDIVLERGRPEGGQQIIVHKLPSTPDDQSDAVVRGVVDVCRMAGVAPGEVDFLFHGTTVATNMVIERKGAEVGMITTRGFRDILHMARHKRPHNFSLQFDVPWQSKPLVKRRNRIAVTERILPPNGAVAVPLAVDEVERAAELFAKRGLEAVIVGFLFSFLNDDHERRAADIVRRVMPDAYVCTSSEVVNVMREYERFSSSAMNAYIGPHTAAYLRHLERRLAEAGVRAPVRMMQSNGGISTIANAAARPIGLLLSGPAGGVIGGRWTGEACREPNVITIDIGGTSADISVVQNGELRVKNPRDTEVAHLPVLVPMIDIDAIGAGGGSIAYIDPLGAFRVGPRSAGADPGPACYGRGGTEPTVTDAQVVLGRLDSEQFLGGDLKIDRALAERAVATHIADKLGMSLVDAALGILKIVNNNMALAINANSVAKGIDPRDFTLTAFGGAGPLHAVALAEMIHAKDVISPLHPGITAAMGLLVTELRYEYTRSVLIVLSEASEADFVLLNSELAALEAEAQAQLTADGIPLERQRFTRIAECRYVGQGFELRAELPRDPLSAANITVAIRNFYDSHKKVYGHAFDDQKIEVITLRIIATAAVEPLSLPQLPHGGRTDPEEARIYARDTVFDDGHVVSTPRYQRAKLLEGDIVTGPAMIVQHNSTTLLPPGYRAKVLSYGDLHITRL; from the coding sequence ATGATCCGTATTGGTGTTGACGTTGGCGGTACGTTTACTGACATCGTACTTGAACGCGGGCGCCCAGAAGGTGGCCAGCAGATCATAGTGCATAAACTCCCGAGCACGCCAGACGATCAATCGGACGCGGTGGTACGCGGCGTGGTCGACGTATGCCGGATGGCGGGCGTAGCGCCGGGTGAGGTGGATTTCCTGTTCCATGGGACCACGGTCGCGACCAACATGGTCATCGAGCGCAAGGGCGCCGAGGTCGGCATGATCACGACGCGGGGCTTTCGCGACATCTTGCATATGGCACGTCATAAGCGGCCGCATAATTTCTCTTTGCAATTCGACGTGCCCTGGCAATCGAAGCCGCTCGTCAAGCGCCGCAACCGCATCGCCGTCACCGAGCGCATTCTGCCACCGAACGGCGCCGTCGCGGTGCCGCTAGCCGTCGACGAAGTCGAGCGCGCCGCTGAACTCTTCGCCAAGCGCGGGTTAGAAGCCGTTATCGTCGGCTTCCTGTTCAGCTTTCTCAATGACGACCACGAACGCCGCGCCGCCGACATCGTGCGCCGTGTGATGCCGGACGCCTATGTCTGCACTTCGTCGGAAGTGGTGAACGTGATGCGCGAATATGAGCGGTTCTCGTCCAGCGCAATGAACGCCTATATCGGGCCGCACACCGCCGCCTACCTTCGCCATCTGGAGCGACGATTGGCCGAGGCCGGGGTGCGCGCGCCGGTGCGCATGATGCAGTCGAACGGCGGCATCTCAACGATTGCGAATGCGGCCGCGCGGCCGATTGGCCTCCTGCTTTCCGGTCCCGCCGGCGGCGTGATCGGCGGACGCTGGACCGGTGAGGCATGTCGCGAGCCGAATGTCATCACGATTGATATCGGCGGCACCTCGGCCGATATCAGCGTGGTGCAGAACGGAGAGCTGCGCGTCAAGAACCCGCGTGACACCGAGGTCGCGCACTTACCTGTTCTTGTACCGATGATTGACATCGATGCGATTGGCGCAGGTGGTGGTTCCATCGCTTATATCGACCCGCTCGGCGCGTTTCGCGTCGGCCCGCGCTCGGCCGGCGCCGATCCAGGCCCCGCCTGCTACGGCCGCGGCGGCACCGAGCCGACGGTCACCGACGCGCAGGTGGTGCTGGGGCGGCTCGATTCAGAGCAGTTCCTCGGCGGCGACCTCAAGATCGACCGCGCGCTCGCCGAACGGGCGGTTGCAACGCATATCGCGGACAAGCTCGGCATGAGCCTGGTCGATGCGGCACTTGGTATCTTGAAGATCGTCAATAACAACATGGCGCTCGCGATCAACGCCAACTCGGTGGCGAAAGGCATCGATCCGCGCGATTTCACTCTGACTGCTTTCGGCGGCGCCGGGCCTTTGCATGCAGTTGCTCTTGCAGAGATGATTCATGCGAAAGATGTTATCTCGCCTTTGCATCCCGGCATCACAGCGGCGATGGGGCTCCTGGTAACTGAGCTCCGTTATGAATATACGCGGTCGGTGTTGATCGTTCTGTCCGAGGCCTCGGAAGCCGATTTTGTTCTTTTAAACAGTGAACTTGCCGCGCTAGAAGCCGAGGCGCAGGCACAGTTAACCGCGGACGGTATTCCGCTGGAGCGCCAGCGATTCACCCGTATCGCCGAGTGCCGCTATGTCGGCCAAGGGTTCGAACTGCGCGCCGAGCTGCCGCGCGACCCGCTTTCGGCCGCCAATATTACTGTCGCGATCAGAAATTTCTACGATTCACACAAGAAAGTTTACGGGCATGCCTTCGACGATCAGAAGATCGAGGTTATCACGCTACGTATTATCGCGACTGCGGCGGTCGAACCGTTGAGTCTGCCCCAGCTGCCGCATGGCGGACGTACTGATCCTGAGGAAGCGCGTATCTATGCGCGTGACACCGTCTTTGATGACGGTCACGTTGTTTCAACGCCGCGTTATCAGCGGGCGAAGCTTCTAGAAGGAGATATCGTCACCGGACCGGCGATGATAGTGCAGCACAATTCAACCACGTTGCTGCCACCCGGCTACCGCGCCAAGGTGCTGTCGTATGGCGACTTGCACATCACCCGACTTTGA
- a CDS encoding amidase: MGEDAVGAPVLSDDPTLTEAATAIATGAVTSERLVQAALDSIASVNARTGWFVRVEAERALAQARECDRRRAAGERLGALHGVPLAHKDMFARAGAPMECGSPILRGHRPAHTATVLARLEAAGAVTLGALHMAEFALSPVGDNAHLGARPNPWNAAHVTGGSSSGSGAAVAARQVFAALGSDTGGSVRLPAACCGVTGLKPSLGKVPMDGVMPLASSLDCAGFLARSAGDCGQLLAVVTGEEDRAHESWHVAVPAPEALAPATDEVRTTVAAAAATLREAGCRLLAVPVPDFALAGRIAALVLGVEAAAEHERWLASRRAEYGVLTHRRISRGLTYSADDYAEALRVRARLRQEFLHTYFAVADALLLPTLPEPAPTIAEATEGTPEDVEARIGDFAYWTRAINLFGLPALALPAGFTSGGLPMGVQLIGPPDSDAALCRLGTRFQSVSDWHRCRPPSPVA; this comes from the coding sequence ATGGGCGAGGACGCGGTGGGCGCGCCGGTGTTGAGCGACGACCCGACGCTAACCGAGGCGGCGACTGCGATCGCCACGGGTGCAGTTACCAGCGAACGGCTCGTACAGGCTGCTCTCGACTCTATCGCCAGCGTTAATGCGCGCACCGGCTGGTTCGTGCGCGTGGAAGCGGAACGGGCGCTGGCGCAAGCGCGCGAATGCGACCGCCGGCGCGCCGCCGGGGAGCGGCTTGGAGCGCTGCACGGCGTGCCGCTCGCGCATAAGGATATGTTCGCCCGTGCCGGCGCGCCGATGGAATGCGGCAGCCCGATCCTGCGCGGCCATCGGCCGGCTCACACCGCGACCGTGCTCGCGCGGCTGGAGGCGGCGGGTGCGGTCACGCTCGGGGCGCTGCACATGGCGGAGTTCGCGCTCAGCCCGGTCGGTGATAATGCCCATCTTGGTGCGAGGCCCAATCCGTGGAACGCAGCGCATGTCACTGGCGGCTCGTCCAGTGGCAGCGGCGCGGCCGTTGCGGCCCGCCAGGTCTTCGCTGCCTTGGGCTCGGATACTGGCGGTTCGGTACGGCTACCGGCTGCGTGCTGTGGGGTGACCGGGCTGAAGCCGTCGCTAGGTAAGGTGCCGATGGATGGTGTGATGCCGCTCGCATCCAGCCTCGACTGCGCCGGGTTCCTCGCCCGGAGCGCGGGCGATTGTGGGCAGCTGCTAGCGGTCGTAACCGGCGAAGAAGATCGCGCGCACGAGAGCTGGCATGTCGCGGTCCCGGCGCCGGAGGCTTTGGCGCCGGCGACGGACGAGGTGCGGACGACCGTCGCCGCGGCCGCAGCGACATTGCGCGAAGCAGGTTGCCGCTTGCTCGCGGTGCCGGTGCCAGATTTCGCATTGGCTGGGCGCATCGCCGCGCTCGTGCTCGGTGTCGAGGCTGCGGCCGAGCATGAGCGTTGGCTTGCGTCACGGCGGGCGGAGTATGGGGTGCTCACCCATCGCCGGATCAGTCGCGGCCTGACCTATAGCGCTGACGATTATGCCGAGGCGCTGCGCGTGCGCGCGCGGCTGCGGCAGGAATTTCTACACACTTATTTCGCCGTTGCCGATGCCCTGTTGTTGCCGACCCTACCTGAGCCAGCGCCAACCATCGCTGAGGCAACCGAGGGTACGCCAGAAGATGTGGAGGCGCGTATCGGTGATTTTGCCTATTGGACGCGGGCAATCAATCTGTTCGGTCTGCCGGCCCTGGCGTTGCCGGCGGGGTTCACTTCGGGCGGATTGCCGATGGGTGTGCAGTTGATCGGTCCGCCGGATAGCGACGCGGCGTTGTGCCGGCTTGGGACGCGGTTCCAGTCGGTAAGCGATTGGCACCGTTGCCGGCCGCCGAGCCCGGTGGCTTAG